The Micromonospora sp. NBC_01740 genome includes a window with the following:
- a CDS encoding nuclear transport factor 2 family protein, with protein sequence MSRNTQTVETYLDGFRKNDHALILSCLTDDIEWTVYGAFHLKGKEAYDAAIEGPGFVPPPRLEVVRMVEQGDTVMAELVGSVRRDTGEEMRMSMAEVFVMRDGKIAERRAWVIELKENDHR encoded by the coding sequence ATGTCGCGTAACACGCAGACCGTCGAGACCTACCTGGACGGCTTCCGGAAGAACGACCACGCGCTGATCCTGTCCTGCCTCACCGACGACATCGAGTGGACGGTCTACGGCGCCTTCCACCTGAAGGGCAAGGAGGCCTACGACGCCGCGATCGAGGGGCCGGGCTTCGTGCCGCCGCCCCGGTTGGAGGTCGTACGCATGGTGGAGCAGGGCGACACCGTGATGGCGGAGCTGGTCGGCTCGGTGCGGCGCGATACCGGCGAGGAGATGCGCATGTCGATGGCGGAGGTGTTCGTCATGCGCGACGGCAAGATCGCCGAGCGTCGCGCGTGGGTCATCGAGCTGAAGGAGAACGACCACCGCTGA
- a CDS encoding DUF6194 family protein, translating into MDVGDMKRYICETFDGVNALEANGDTFYIYDPGRDLPAERQMPFATIVTGDHYDDASDLGRPGAWRLNVGLTRSAYGALFPQGHGPDVDHSVPDTVLPHPVYAPQHWVCVVNPGEASVDTVRQLLAEAYDFAARKHANHRSRRGSS; encoded by the coding sequence ATGGACGTTGGGGACATGAAGCGGTACATCTGCGAGACCTTCGACGGGGTGAACGCCCTGGAGGCGAACGGGGACACCTTCTACATCTACGACCCCGGGCGGGACCTGCCCGCCGAGCGACAGATGCCGTTCGCGACGATCGTGACCGGTGACCACTACGACGACGCCTCCGACCTGGGCCGACCGGGTGCGTGGCGGCTCAACGTCGGGCTGACCCGCTCGGCGTACGGGGCGCTGTTTCCGCAGGGGCACGGGCCGGACGTCGACCACTCGGTGCCGGACACCGTGCTGCCGCATCCGGTCTACGCCCCGCAGCACTGGGTGTGTGTCGTGAACCCCGGCGAGGCGAGCGTGGACACGGTGCGGCAACTGCTGGCCGAGGCGTACGACTTCGCGGCCCGCAAGCACGCCAACCACCGGTCCCGGCGGGGCTCGTCCTGA